The window tgctattggagcttgagaagagaagaggccctcgcgcgctcctcctccgccgcccgcctcgccgcgccgcgccgcgccgcgccgcgccgcgccgcaggttgcgggaatgagccgagccgagctcacacctatgcgcttatttttgccagtcactaacggagagtttctgacagcagggccacgatctgagacgtcggatcgtgggctgtcacagactcggacgtgggtcgagcccacgtctctccacgcggctgcgtttATATAAGTGTGTGTtgtcccctaaccctagccgccatgatcagatcacatctgctccacgcgAACCGCCCACCgttgttcctttgctgctgctgccgccggtgactccatcccgtccgccgcatacacggtcgacgggagagcaggtctccgaaaccccgtctctctggttcctgtacgggagagATATGAATATGTTTTTGGGGAGCGACTGCTCGCCTGCTCGCCTtcgatccactacttcctctacgtccgctcgtctccgtcatcaccatgtccagcacgccgaacgtgccgccgccgagaagaccgaggccgacaagaaggccgccgaggacgctgCTGCTACCACCGCGGTggcttctgcatggcctactggagggtataacgcgTGTATCCCTCTCCTGATAATTTATGTATTAGCAGTGCTAGcatcatgtgtagatttgtctactgtttgtgtAGTACGTGATTGTTTTGACCAGTACCAGTATGTTGTTAGTTCTGTCAATGCCATTGCTAGTTATCTACTTATGGATTAAATTAGTtgaaaaattgcctatttacttaGCAGTTTCTACCCTCCTCTCAGTCTAAAAAAAATATGGGAAACTTACTGGGTGGAAGTGGAGCTCCTAGAGATGCTTTTAGTCTTTTAACTGTTGTTTGCCCGTTTAGTTTTCTTCTCTCGGATATTTATTCCATGGACTTGCACAAATACTAAAGCAAAATTGTGCAAAAGTATTATGTGTAATTTCAAAGTTTTAGAGTGTGCAACAACTCAATTTCACATCTCTAAACCTGGATTTCTAAAGAAAAAAGTGTGCTTCTTATTTTATTATTTATAATGTGCAACAGTTCAAGTGCAATTCTTTGTAGCCAAATTTGCCGAATAAGTTATATGTAATTTCAGGCTTCGGATTTTTTTTATTCAAAGTGGCAAGGTTACGTTCTTGCGTTTGTAAAAGATGCATGTGTAACTTAGGTTTGAAGATGTGCTTAAATACCACACAAATTGCTAAaatacgcgcgcgcgcgcgcgcacagccCAACCTCAATATTTCATGTCAATCCCGCCAACGTGTTGTTAGTAAAAAGTCAGTTTTTCTTTTTGAACTTTAAAGAATGTATTCAAAAGTCGGTTATGTATCACAAATGTTTTCTAAACATAAATCACAACATACACGCACACAAACAACGCCTACCAAATACTGAAGAATGGAGCTTCAAGATTGACGAGATTATCTACTAAGCTAGTTTGCCATGATCGAGCTGCTTTCATGTGGCCGATTACTTTATGAAAAAAAAAGTTGTTCCTCTAAGTTGTTGCACCTTTCACTGAACTGGAGTTGTATTTGTTTAAAATCTAAATTTCCAAAGCGGTTCGGATTAGCAAACCCGACAGAAAAAACAAAGAGACGGTGAGTCATGGGAAATTATCTTGTGAAACCATGTCACACATAATACAATGCCGTGTTCAGAAAATTTTGGTGAATGTTCGGTTGACATATGTCCACTAGACCTAATTTTTTTGAATCCAAATTCCAAATACACATGGCAAAAAAAATATAGAAATTCAGTTGTGGATGGCATCATTTTTGCTATTATTAATTCTATGATACTATTCATGCTGAATTTCTTGTCTCCATGTTTATTTCCAGTTTAGATTTCAAATTTCTAGGGAGATTAGACACACACCTTGGGGCATTACAAGATACTACCTCTCGTTGCGAACAATAAGAGTAGCAAACACCGGACTAATCCGAAGATTAACCATCGCACACATTACAACACAACGCACAGTGCCTGCCCTAAGCAAAAACATCTAAGCCGCGTCTCTACCAACGACGGTCACCtcgaagagcaacagctgaacccgGACCTCCCTTGTCAACGAACTAACCACCTTTGAATGCCTAAAGGAGATGGCGGGTGAGTGGCGGGACTCAATTGATCCCGACAAAGCCCACGTCTTTGACTCTCCATCGATAGCGTACATAGCATCGAAGAAGATATGCATAGACCAGCGCCGAGCACCGAAGAACCGCAACACGAAACCTCCAAGCCATGTCTTCCCACAAGATGCTCCCAACAGAGTAACGACGCTGAGGTGCCGCCATCGCCAATCCAAGAACGTACCTGGGCTTTCACCCCAAGACAACCACCCAAGTGAGACAGGGGAGATGCCGACACACCTCCGtgatgcctccaaggaggggaacgatGCCGACAGGTGTCGTCGCTACAAGCACGGACCAAAGATACGGGCAGGATTTTCATCCGTGTCGTCGTGCACCTCCGTCCTTGCCCACCGAAATGAAGCCACTGTCCATGTTGGGTCACTCTGCCACCACCGCAGCACCTCGTCAATGTGATGAAAATCTCGCGAAACACCGACACCCCGCACAGTCGAAGACACGTAGCCCTTTTTCCTCCTCCGCACGGCCAAGATCCCACAGCTCCAGATCATCCACCACTACCGGCAAGGCCAAGGACCGCCGCACCACGTGCAGCAGCCAAAAGCACCAACTCCAGGCAACATCTAGCAGCAACACAGCGGTCGCGGCCCAGGGCCCGCCCCAGATCTAGAATCACAACTCCAACACTCAACACCACCAGGAGGCCACCAACCACCATCGTTGGAGCACGGATGCCCCCACCAGGAGGCCGCCACCAGCATGACCGAACTGCGCCGCCACTCTCCTAGGTCGGCGCCTCCCGAACGGCCGCACCCTCCTGCGCCATCTCTGCAAGATCCGGCCGCGCTCCACCCGCCGCTACACCCCTCACCGTGGACCACCGCACCGGAGAGATCCACACGTGCTGCCCGCTAACGCCGCTCCCCCGCGCGAGGAAGGCCCGTCGAGGCGCGCTCGCCTACGCCCGCCGCCTTTGACGGCCGggctccgccaccaccgccgtcGCCAGCAGCAGCGACGGACGGTGGATCTCGGGGAAGGAGGGTTTCTGGTGCTAGGGTTGGTGGCCTCCGGAGCTGCCCGCGCACGCGGCTCgggaagggggggggggtcggTCCAAGAAAGAAATTTTTGAAACACTAAATTTTGGTGTTTGAAGAATGGTATCAAGATACTCTGGCTGCTGGGGTTGTGGATCGAGATTATGCTGATACCATGTTAGCCCATCGGTCAATGTAGAAGTGAATTTTCTGAGTGACAGAGCGCGCGCTGTCAATAGGGACCCACGTGATCCTCTCCCTCTACTGGCGTCTCCATCGCGGCATCGCCAACCTCTCGCCCTACCCTCTTCCACGTGAACCACACTAGCTCACTTCACTCTACTCCACCGAGCTGCTGCGGCTGAGCAGCTGGCCCAGTGAGCTTAAGACCACACACGGGCTGGGGATATCCAGCTCGCGGTAGCCACCACCACACCGAGCGCGCGTCCGTACGTCCCGGCCATGCTGCCGTCCTTCTCACCGGCGGCCACGGCGGttgcgacgccgccgccgccgaagccgatCCCGGGCGGCTACGGCGCGCCCGTGCTGGGGCCGCTCCGGGACCGGCTGGACTACTTCTGGTTCCAGGGCCCCGAGGAGTTCTTCCGGCGGCGCGCCGCGCAGTACCGGAGCACGGTGTTCCGGGCCAACATCCCGCCGAcgttccccttcttcgtcggcgtgaACCCGCGCGTGGTCTCCATCGTGGACACCGCCGCCTTCACGGCGCTGTTCGACCCGGAGCTGGTGGACAAGCGCGACTGCCTCATCGGGCCGTACAACCCCAGCGACTCCTTCACGGGCGGCACCCGCGTGGGCGTGTACCTGGACACGGAGGAGCCCGAGCACGAGCGCACCAAGGCCTTCGCCATGGACCTCCTCCGCCGCAGCTCCCGCGTGTGGGCGCCCGAGTTCCTCGAGGGCGTCGACGGCATGCTCGCCGCCATCGAGTCCGACCTCGCCGCCGGCAAGGAGGGCGGCGCCAGCTTCCTGGTCCCGCTGCAGAAGTGCATCTTCCGGTTCCTCTGCAAGGCGGTGGCCAGCGCCgacccggccgccgaggatctggtGGACCGGTACGGGCTCTTCATCCTGGACGTCTGGCTAGGGCTGCAGCTGGTGCCGACGCAGAAGATCGGCGCCATCCCgcagccgctggaggagctgctcctccactccttccccttcccctccatcctcgtcaagccGGGGTACGACCTGCTGTACCGCTTCGTGGCGAAGCACGGCGCCGCGTCGGTGGCCGTCGGCGTCAAGGACCACGGCATGACCGACAAGGACGCCATCAACAACATCCTCTTCCTGCTCGGCTTCAACGCCTTCGGGGGCTTCTCGGTCTTCCTCCCCTTCCTCATCCTCCAGGTCGGCAAGGACGCCGCGCTCCGCGCCAGGCTCCGCGACGAGGTCCGCGCCGCTCTCGAGCAGCACAACGGCCAGGTCGGGTTCGCGTCGGTGCGCGGGATGCCGCTGGTGCGCTCCACGGTGTACGAGGTGCTCCGGATGAACCCGCCCGTGCCGCTGCAGTTCGGGCGCGCGCGCCGGGACTTCGTGCTGCGCTCCCACGGCGGGGAGGGCTTCTCCGTCGCCGCCGGGGAGATGCTGTGCGGGTACCAGCCGCTGGCGATGCGGGACCCGGCGGTGTTCGACCGGCCGGAGGAGTTCGTGGCGGACAGGTTCGTCGGGGCGGAGGGCGAGGCGCTGCTGCGGTACGTGTACTGGTCCAACGGGCCCGAGACCGGGGAGCcgacggcggggaacaagcagtgcGCCGCCAAGGACGTGGTCGTGGCCACCGCCTGCATGCTCGTCGCCGAGCTCTTCCGCCGCTACGACGACTTCGAGTGCGACGGCACCGCCTTCACAAAGCTCCAGAAGCGGCAGCCCAGCTGAAAATCACCGCGTGCGTACGTACGTTTAGGAAATCAAATTAATTAGCAACCATTTTTTTTTCACTCGCCCTGCTGCTTCTGTTCATCGATCTCAATCAAGTGTCAGATTAGTACAGTAAGAAAAAAATAAGTTCTCTGGCTCTGGTTTAAATTCTGTAAGAATTTAATGTTGGTAAATAAAACCGCGGAGGATTATCTTGAACGAACTGTACCAGTGGCTGCTCGACACGTACTGTGCCGGCCAAGTACGCTTGTATTTTCAGATTATCTTCTTCTAACatacagtagtactccctccgtttctaaatataaatctttgtagagatttcactatcaactacatactgcattttaagtgtggattcattcattttgcttcgtatgtagtccacccAAAGgagtctctacaaagacttacacttaggaacggagggagtagtagatttgCATGTGTATGGATGACAAGTTGAATGAGACGGGAGTGGCGAGAAACACGAGTGACGAGACAGTCGATCGCGTCGTGCTTCGTCGTCTCGTTGCGGGCTCGGCGACTGGCCTGGCACTGACAGTGACAAGACCACGCGCCTGCATCTGCATGCATACGGGGACATTGTGGTTTCCTCTACAAATATCTTGTGATTGATAATGTGGTACGTGCAATCACTGGCCAAATTCAGTGTTTCGACATTTTTGGAAAGTTTAGCAAGTTCTGATTCGTAAAAAAATTGGGACCCGACTCTTTTCCTACCGCCGGGGTCGATGGCAATAAGGTATAGCTACTTATCGCCGGGGGCCCTGGCGGTAGAGTATATGATGCGGTAGACAGTGCATCTCGTTTTACTGCCACGGGGCGTCATCTCATTTTCAGGGTTTTTTTTTTCCACCAAACCAACGGCGCTGGATTTGGCAACGGAGAGGCGGAGGCGAGGAACGCGCCGTCGTGGATCACGTTGCACGCGCGTCGTCGTCTCAGTTTGCGGCATGGCGATCGACGGCGACAGGCCCGGTTAATCATGCGGACGCGGCAAAGAAGGTCCAAGAAGGCGCAAGGCACGCCACATGCCAAGGCAGGAGACGACGAGCTGCTATGCATAGCagtgctgcatgcatgcatggcgcCCCGGACAAAGATCCAAAAGGCTGCATGGCCATGAAAGAAACTTGTCACCTTCCCGAGTCCATCGCCATGGGAGCAGAATGGAAGGGACGGACAGGATGCACATTCTGCTCTTCTTTCTTGTGTATGTATACAGCGCCCTAAAAGACGCTCATCTCTCTTTTTCCGAGAATGTAAAGATTTTTCGAGAATGCGCTCTCAGATTTTCTCCTGCTTCATGGGACAAATTACCAACGAACGACACACACAAAATCTGAGGGAGATTAGATGAAAAGACAAGACACCCCCAATTGGGCCTGGACTCGACAGATGCAACAACGTCACGGCTTTGCAATGGACGAGAAGCTTCCTTGGCATGATTGCACACCGATCATGTTCGTCCGATGTGAATCCGGCGGTTGTCATTGCTCTGTAGCGCCGTAGTATGAGAGGAGAGCACATCCAAAGGCAAGAAACACGAGTCCGTTTGCACCCTCCGTCCTCGGCCACCTCTTCGTCAATCAGATTCAGATTGGTACCAAACGGCAGCGATGCGCCGACAGTGACGGCGCCACGCGCTCGCATCCAATTCGCACCTATGACAGCAGATCAGCAGTGACAACTCAACTGAAGCAAAAATGATACCAGTAGTAGTATGCTTCTAATGGAGTTCCTGTAGAAATATCTCATCATGTTTGTGGTGGGCCGGGATCAGGTTATGCAAATTGCAAGGCCCAGTACCTCCATCAGCTACAAACACAAGGCACATCACATGTCAAGGCAATAGACCACTAGCTATCCAACCAAACCCCAGGACAAAAAGACCAGCAAGGATCCAAGAGGATTGAGGCTGACGCCGCAAGTTGACAGCAGAGGtggagcaaaaaaaaaaaaacaaatcacCGGAATTTTTTTTTCTAGGGTGGCTTTTTATTGCATAATATACAAGAGAGAAAAACGAATGGACGACGGAAAAGACGGGCATATCATGAAGCAGGAATGACCGAGTTTGAATATGGAGCGCCCTGGGGGGGGCGGCACCTGGGGGCGTGGCTGGGGCCTTAGTCGCCCCGAGGGGTCACCCAAAAATGCGCCAGCCTATGCACTGGGGGgcgaacgagtggagatgctcttactatGTGCAGAGCCCGTCGCAGGACTCGCACGACGGGGAGGCCAACACCAAGGGGGCTACGTTCGCGCCTCATGGGGGCCACGACTCCTCCAGCCGCTTCTACCGCGGTGCCCAC is drawn from Triticum dicoccoides isolate Atlit2015 ecotype Zavitan chromosome 6B, WEW_v2.0, whole genome shotgun sequence and contains these coding sequences:
- the LOC119323638 gene encoding linolenate hydroperoxide lyase, chloroplastic-like — translated: MLPSFSPAATAVATPPPPKPIPGGYGAPVLGPLRDRLDYFWFQGPEEFFRRRAAQYRSTVFRANIPPTFPFFVGVNPRVVSIVDTAAFTALFDPELVDKRDCLIGPYNPSDSFTGGTRVGVYLDTEEPEHERTKAFAMDLLRRSSRVWAPEFLEGVDGMLAAIESDLAAGKEGGASFLVPLQKCIFRFLCKAVASADPAAEDLVDRYGLFILDVWLGLQLVPTQKIGAIPQPLEELLLHSFPFPSILVKPGYDLLYRFVAKHGAASVAVGVKDHGMTDKDAINNILFLLGFNAFGGFSVFLPFLILQVGKDAALRARLRDEVRAALEQHNGQVGFASVRGMPLVRSTVYEVLRMNPPVPLQFGRARRDFVLRSHGGEGFSVAAGEMLCGYQPLAMRDPAVFDRPEEFVADRFVGAEGEALLRYVYWSNGPETGEPTAGNKQCAAKDVVVATACMLVAELFRRYDDFECDGTAFTKLQKRQPS